The Caenorhabditis elegans chromosome II genome has a segment encoding these proteins:
- the lido-9 gene encoding Alcohol dehydrogenase transcription factor myb/sant-like protein (Confirmed by transcript evidence), translated as MLNIKQEGVVADAPRALTPIPPFIHHVSMEEYMGMELNSVYEEATKDSALKKVVLDLLKDRKAMWAPAAKPSEDKWQKLGAEVFSRTGKVVSVTQLRRMLVSSKHVLKTKMSHCIKVKKMDRVSTEAYLQNWEFYRHFRYYRETLGQFEANLRGEQWTGEDQPADDDDDIIYDGIFEVEMVDRTREAQPAENQGNQEEYHVEEVPYAQEEQVYENQQQNQQTYPMHGGSPSSDYSTISAHSLKRRRSTTVDSTAEQIGEEIDRLIQLYPQREMLIRQAFFKTIFALEDETVEFSNLGDLFEDLAEQENFKRRRRSRAQRLE; from the exons ATGCTCAATATCAAGCAAGAAGGCGTCGTCGCGGATGCTCCACGAGCTCTCACCCCGATCCCTCCATTCATCCATCATGTTTCTATGGAGGAGTACATGGGTATGGAGCTGAACAGTGTGTACGAGGAGGCGACAAAGGATTCGGCTCTCAAGAAAGTGGTCCTGGATTTGCTGAAGGATCGGAAGGCGATGTGGGCGCCGGCAGCAAAGCCCAGCGAGGACAAGTGGCAGAAGCTGGGAGCCGAGGTGTTCTCGAGGACGGGGAAGGTTGTTAGTG tCACCCAGCTTCGCCGAATGCTCGTCTCATCAAAACACGTGCTCAAAACCAAGATGTCCCATTGCATCAAGGTCAAAAAAATGGATCGTGTCTCCACCGAGGCCTACCTTCAGAATTGGGAGTTCTACCGACACTTCCGCTATTACCGTGAGACCCTCGGACAGTTTGAGGCCAACCTCCGCGGCGAACAATGGACCGGAGAGGATCAGCCGGCCGACGATGATGACGATATCATCTATGATGGGATTTTCGAGGTGGAGATGGTTGATAG AACCCGCGAAGCTCAGCCAGCGGAGAATCAAGGGAATCAAGAAGAGTACCATGTCGAGGAGGTCCCGTATGCTCAGGAAGAGCAGGTTTATGAGAATCAGCAGCAGAATCAGCAGACCTACCCAATGCACGGCGGAAGTCCCTCGAGCGACTACTCCACAATCTCGGCTCACTCTCTCAAACGCCGTCGCTCCACCACCGTCGACTCTACCGCCGAGCAAATCGGTGAAGAAATTGACCGACTCATTCAGCTGTACCCGCAGCGTGAGATGCTCATTAGGCAGGCGTTCTTCAAAACTATCTTTGCGTTGGAGGATGAGACGGTGGAATTTTCGAATCTCGGGGATTTATTCGAGGATCTCGCCGAACAGGAGAACTTTAAGAGGCGCCGACGAAGCAGGGCTCAGCGGCTggaataa
- the nhr-88 gene encoding Nuclear hormone receptor E75 (Confirmed by transcript evidence), producing MFAPSTVYTYGHHGSGTDEDDGQQVMPGMDNGDGQCMVCGDRSAGKHYGVMACYGCKGFFRRTIRSQQTYTCRFTQKCAIDKDQRNACRYCRFQRCLTVGMEPEAIRPDRDVIGKQKNPRKKKMKSDTNSGSIDASLPSPNGCDSPVSNNEDVILSFLLDVEDQATCGNNHITMPIGISMMMKNDPDFDVSTLFHSQYVRNQESFPITYAVGRTASVEQLIAALRRYVLSAVHWIDALFNLAHLTEIHDKTTLLKSVIGPFTIFNIAARTAQISDGDLICLCNKSTINRQPARHLLDTNLVGNNFVGRVIDDLVFPTKKLALTNPEITILSALIILDPDARGLSQETSQALLGIRDRVQNALFNLIRDNSNNMTSVTSRFGNLLLLFPPLAKLSSLIGENVQLAKMFGIPIDSLLVELYVDADSPELISQGSHARERSDVSTQTASLEGASASMTPDVTSSEFVKMEQNESPSSSEEPMCIGAPATSSANAVATNLAADLLGLLPNFDATGLDLASAAAAAATSVNYSHFYGFGNLGGSLDDSSSSGTGSVGSFAPHSAPPISNNVNPFAVHGFFDNSAPNTGVVHNQPFRFV from the exons gttgTAAGGGCTTCTTCCGCCGAACAATCCGATCCCAACAGACCTACACCTGCCGATTCACCCAAAAATGCGCCATCGACAAGGATCAACGCAACGCATGCCGTTACTGCCGGTTCCAGCGTTGCCTGACAGTTGGCATGGAGCCAGAAGCCATTCGACCGGATCGTGACGTCATCGGCAAGCAGAAGAATCCacggaagaagaagatgaagtcCGACACGAATAGTGGAAGCATCGATGCATCCCTACCCTCACCGAATGGCTGCGATTCTCCAGTTTCCAATAATGAAGATgttattttgtcatttttattgGATGTTGAAGATCAGGCGACTTGCGGGAATAATCATATCACAATGCCTATTGGAATATCAATGATGATGAAGAATGACCCGGATTTCGATGTGTCCACTTTGTTCCATAGTCAATATGTCAGAAATCAGGAGAGCTTTCCG ATAACCTACGCGGTGGGCCGAACAGCCTCTGTGGAGCAACTGATTGCCGCCCTACGCCGCTACGTGCTCTCCGCCGTCCACTGGATCGATGCTCTTTTCAACTTGGCCCATCTCACAGAGATTCATGATAAAACCACGCTGCTCAAATCAGTTATTGGACCGTTTACGATTTTTAATATCGCCGCACGCACCGCTCAGATTTCTGATGGGGATTTGATTTGTCTTTGCAATAAAAGTACGATCAATCGGCAACCTGCGAGGCATTTGTTGGATActaa ccttgTCGGAAACAACTTTGTCGGCCGTGTAATTGATGATTTGGTATTTCCAACTAAGAAACTGGCCCTTACAAATCCGGAAATCACAATTCTATCAGCTCTGATCATTTTGGATCCAGACGCACGTGGATTGAGCCAAGAGACGTCCCAAGCTCTGCTGGGAATCAGGGATCGAGTTCAGAATGCACTTTTTAAT ctcaTCCGGGATAACTCAAACAACATGACATCGGTGACCAGCagatttggaaatttgctTCTACTCTTCCCTCCATTAGCT aaactaAGCTCCTTAATCGGTGAAAATGTGCAACTCGCAAAAATGTTCGGGATCCCAATTGACTCCCTGCTCGTCGAGCTCTACGTCGACGCAGATTCTCCGGAG CTGATCTCCCAAGGATCCCACGCTCGGGAACGATCCGACGTCTCCACACAGACAGCGTCCCTAGAGGGCGCCAGCGCCTCCATGACACCAGACGTTACCTCCTCGGAATTTGTGAAAATGGAGCAAAACGAGAGCCCGTCAAGCTCAGAGGAGCCAATGTGCATCGGAGCACCTGCCACGTCATCCGCCAACGCAGTCGCCACGAACCTTGCCGCTGATCTTTTGGGGCTTCTGCCCAACTTTGACGCGACGGGTCTTGACCTGGCAAGCGCTGCGGCGGCAGCTGCGACATCCGTCAACTACAGTCATTTTTATGGATTCGGGAACCTCGGCGGCTCACTGGACGACTCATCCTCATCGGGGACGGGCTCGGTGGGCAGTTTCGCACCCCACTCGGCACCGCCAATCTCGAATAATGTGAACCCGTTCGCCGTCCATGGATTCTTTGACAATAGTGCTCCGAACACTGGTGTCGTTCATAATCAGCCGTTTCGATTCGTCTAg
- the K08A2.2 gene encoding DUF1248 domain-containing protein (Confirmed by transcript evidence): MLAARGFFKSTRISNRFFAKKSVKNLTNDDVDVLTNPSDEYVDSFMKYHGNGRAVFKREDLAQWRDSFPDYKFKVISLKGAPRVIATAHLCTFRPIDPSINKSIMFMGFGWIDPGFRSPGTAKLQNDMCRVEMDREDDNIVSQINQPAKNFWHKLSKRKEFLDLGHKAGDVGYKTFYSAHDVVLPENLDLSGITVKNAREVPKRDIINYDQTIHPYHREKYIISHMYDRDGFGKVAYDEEGNVIGIGQAVIYENRKDCNLGPIYAENTRVAQAMFAEILKDIKASEKTVVSFEVRSGQLNKDSFCWLTPFLTHKPTRSHVCNLVYTDCVPENIDFSKVYSPTHAQLFMV; this comes from the exons ATGCTAGCCGCtcgtggatttttcaaatctactCGAATTtccaatcgattttttgccaaaaaatcagtgaagAATTTAACAAATGATGACGTGGATGTTTTGACGAATCCCAGCGACGAATACGTGGATTCTTTCATGAaatat cacggAAACGGTCGAGCAGTATTCAAGCGTGAAGATTTGGCTCAGTGGCGCGATAGCTTCCCGGACTACAAATTCAAAGTGATCAGCTTAAAAGGAGCGCCGAGAGTCATCGCAACGGCACATTTGTGCACATTTCGCCCCATTGATCCATCAATCAATAAATCGATAATGTTCATGGGTTTCGGATGGATTGATCCTGGATTCAGATCTCCCGGAACGGCAAAACTTCAGAATGATATGTGTCGAGTGGAAATGGACAGGGAAGATGATAATATTGTCTCACAGATTA ACCAACCGgccaaaaatttctggcacAAGCTGTCCAAGCGGAAAGAATTCTTGGATCTCGGACACAAAGCCGGCGACGTTGGCTACAAGACATTCTACAGTGCACACGACGTCGTGCTCCCTGAGAACTTGGATTTGTCTGGAATTACAGTGAAAAATGCTCGAGAAGTTCCGAAGAGAGATATCATAAATTATGATCAGACAATTCATCCGTATCACCGCGAAAAGTACATCATCTCTCATATGTACGATCGGGATGGATTCGGGAAAGTGGCGTATGATGAGGAGGGAAATGTGATTGGAATCGGGCAAGCTGTGATCTATGAGAACAGAAAAGATTGTAATTTAGGGCCTATTTATGCTGAAAATACACGTGTCGCTCAGGCAATGTTTGCGGAGATTTTGAAAGATATTAAGGCATCCGAGAAGACGGTCGTCAGTTTTGAAGTTCGATCCGGGCAGCTGAATAAGGATAGTTTTTG ctggcTCACCCCATTCCTGACACACAAACCAACTCGTTCGCACGTCTGTAACCTGGTCTACACTGATTGTGTgcctgaaaatatcgatttttccaaagtcTACAGCCCAACTCACGCTCAACTTTTCATGGTTTAA
- the lido-8 gene encoding LIn-8 Domain containing (Confirmed by transcript evidence;~Product from WormBase gene class lido) codes for MAEDTPIFGFFSRQVKTEQLVPEIKEEVKAQKHTEQPLTVIRPLYTIPRPMSPVPELKTKVKLSLKAFNRCKKQDFDALSSSDKLKVRKLIFHMMEKRRYMWKGIIDRGKKKNWTIFGAELQQRSGLAFSVNEIIKIWTRGQAELRRRLKVCIRNDRLNKSATELKLHEWELYPRIRYYRAELEEYEQTLRRRTDEAGDGIQYDGTFPVVVTLEDSDEEKDEEVDSGIVMDDMDETMDEPMEVDESHDVQDLPQLQKDPSPVPTAPDVTSESPATPQPSPPAVTPPPPRLLPAATTESHQTEPVLPRVGALLILVPETARQGSVSSGTSESSNGSVYGNQSLSPQRNGKKYHPSDSKGNRKEPGKGAHHQKRDGMFAGDVLRRHVRSPGHALRRHVGQATGHGAPIIFEFI; via the exons atggcCGAAGACACACCAATCTTTGGATTCTTCTCCCGTCAGGTGAAAACCGAGCAGCTTGTGCCGGAAATTAAAGAAGAAGTGAAGGCCCAGAAGCACACCGAGCAACCGCTCACCGTCATACGCCCGCTCTACACAATCCCCCGCCCGATGTCGCCGGTTCCGGAGCTCAAAACCAAGGTTAAGCTGAGCTTGAAGGCTTTCAATAGATGTAAAAAGCAGGATTTCGATGCTCTTTCGAGCAGTGACAAGCTGAAAGTCCGGAAGCTCATCTTCCACATGATGGAAAAGAGGCGATATATGTGGAAGGGAATCATTGACCGCGGGAAGAAAAAGAACTGGACCATTTTTGGAGCCGAGCTTCAGCAGAGGAGTGGACTGGCTTTTagtg TGAACGAGATCATCAAAATCTGGACTCGAGGCCAAGCGGAGCTCCGTCGCCGGCTCAAAGTTTGCATCCGGAACGATCGCCTGAACAAGTCGGCCACCGAACTGAAGCTTCACGAATGGGAGCTCTACCCACGGATTCGGTACTATCGGGCTGAGCTCGAGGAGTATGAGCAGACGCTGAGAAGGAGAACAGATGAAGCTGGGGATGGCATTCAGTACGACGGAACGTTCCCGGTTGTCGTGACGTTGGAGGATTCGGATGAGGAGAAGGATGAAGAAGTTGATAGTGGGATTGTTATGGATGATATGGATGAGACTATGGATGAACCAATGGAAGTCGACGAAAG TCACGACGTCCAGGATCTCCCTCAACTCCAAAAAGATCCTTCCCCAGTTCCAACTGCACCTGATGTCACGTCCGAGTCGCCAGCAACACCTCAACCTTCTCCACCAGCCGTCACACCTCCTCCTCCACGACTTTTGCCGGCCGCCACGACCGAGTCACACCAGACAGAGCCAGTCTTGCCACGTGTTGGAGCCCTACTAATCCTTGTACCAGAAACTGCTAGGCAGGGGTCAGTAAGCTCGGGGACATCGGAGAGCTCAAATGGATCGGTGTATGGAAATCAGAGTTTG AGCCCACAGCGAAACGGCAAGAAATATCACCCAAGCGATTCAAAGGGCAATCGAAAAGAACCCGGCAAAGGAGCGCATCATCAAAAACGCGATGGAATGTTTGCTGGAGACGTTCTACGCCGGCACGTACGATCACCTGGACACGCTCTACGAAGACATGTTGGTCAGGCAACGGGCCATGGAGcaccaataatttttgaatttatttga
- the lido-7 gene encoding LIn-8 Domain containing (Confirmed by transcript evidence;~Product from WormBase gene class lido): protein MTGVYRKPLWEMAPLYPLERLPTPLAGLRITVQEYMAMLKSGRKVYEIKPDDRILKKVVMSEIEKIPDMWAGEKNTNRQAEHYATVGAAVYARTGNLLNMRQLTIIFKFGKDALRNRLRTAIVKQQLSPEKVEEQLWHWSYYGFVRFYRRNLLPWELFLKRQVNQLNPDKKVYTDIEDDDKGEIIAGEWFDESQIRHAAEINEMERSPEGSEGGSVEKEVKVEAPIMVYQDNSTSLSRTKGNRQSSKYYQQDDDDQPPPLMHPTEEYAKSVVQHRQWIQNLGKPQIELTPRRRNENNLVTSSNLSSRSSPTVATDFAQEMIQITYQATRISREQPECVKLLRKALFDTVLAFDQKEYKCVADLFRDLADRAGK from the exons atgaCCGGCGTCTACAGAAAGCCGCTCTGGGAGATGGCACCTCTGTATCCACTGGAGAGGCTTCCCACACCGCTTGCCGGCCTCAGAATCACTGTTCAGGAGTACATGGCAATGCTGAAATCTGGCCGGAAAGTGTATGAGATAAAGCCCGATGATCGGATCTTGAAGAAAGTGGTGATGAGCGAGATCGAGAAGATCCCGGACATGTGGGCAGGCGAGAAGAACACCAATCGGCAGGCGGAGCACTATGCGACTGTTGGAGCGGCCGTGTATGCAAGGACAGGCAATTTGTTGAATA tgAGACAACTAACGATCATCTTCAAATTCGGCAAGGACGCCCTCCGCAATCGCCTTCGTACCGCAATCGTTAAACAGCAACTCTCACCGGAAAAAGTCGAGGAGCAGCTGTGGCACTGGAGCTACTACGGCTTTGTCCGCTTCTACCGTCGCAATCTCCTTCCGTGGGAGCTTTTCCTGAAGCGTCAGGTGAATCAGTTGAATCCTGACAAGAAGGTGTACACGGATATTGAAGATGATGATAAGGGGGAGATCATCGCTGGAGAATGGTTTGACGAGTCACAGATTAGACATGCAGCTGAGATAAATGAGATGGAGAGGTCGCCGGAAGGATCAGAGGGAGGTTCGGTGGAGAAGGAAGTGAAGGTCGAGGCGCCTATTATGGTTTATCAGGATAATAG caccAGCCTCTCCCGCACTAAAGGCAATCGGCAGAGCTCCAAATATTATCAACAAGACGATGACGATCAGCCACCTCCACTGATGCATCCAACTGAGGAGTATGCAAAATCGGTGGTTCAGCACCGTCAGTGGATTCAGAATTTGGGAAAACCCCAGATTGAATTGACGCCGAGAAGAAGAAATGAGAACAATTTGGTGACGTCATCg aacTTGTCGAGCAGAAGCTCCCCAACAGTGGCAACCGATTTTGCTCAGGAGATGATCCAGATCACGTATCAAGCAACTCGGATCTCACGAGAGCAGCCGGAATGTGTGAAGCTGCTCCGCAAGGCTCTTTTTGACACGGTATTGGCGTTTGACCAAAAGGAGTACAAATGTGTGGCGGATTTGTTCAGGGATCTTGCCGATCGGGCTGGGAAATGA
- the lido-10 gene encoding LIn-8 Domain containing (Product from WormBase gene class lido;~Confirmed by transcript evidence) — translation MSLIKQEHMNPPPRTITPLPPPTHQITIEEYKERVKRDYYRNATKDTSLKKVVLSLIKDRPGMWQNGNRFQLENWRELGVDVYQRTGQIVRAELGEVSGPVRCRDILRRLLSATGFMGRRNLPYTFDSMSPHCRTIDK, via the coding sequence ATGTCCCTCATCAAGCAGGAGCACATGAATCCCCCACCACGCACCATCACCCCACTACCACCGCCGACACACCAGATTACAATCGAGGAGTATAAGGAAAGGGTGAAGAGGGACTATTACCGGAACGCCACAAAAGACACGAGTCTGAAGAAGGTTGTGCTCTCGCTGATCAAGGATCGTCCAGGGATGTGGCAGAACGGCAATCGGTTTCAGCTTGAGAACTGGCGAGAACTGGGAGTTGATGTGTATCAGAGGACTGGACAGATTGTTCGTGCTGAGTTAGGGGAAGTTTCAGGTCCCGTGAGGTGTCGGGATATACTTCGACGCCTCCTCTCTGCAACGGGATTCATGGGTCGTAGAAACTTACCGTACACGTTTGATAGCATGTCACCCCACTGTCGTACCATTGACAAGTGA